The genome window GCCAATTTGGCCATTTTTATAAGCTGCATAAGTAATACGAATCGCATTTGATAAAATAACACTATCGTTCCAATCCGTTTGGTCACTAATTTTTGCATAACATTCAATGGCTTCGGAAGTTAAATAGCCTCTAACCTCCTTTTTTCCACTGTCTTTTTGTTTATCTCGAAATCTTTTTTGCTTTTCAGCATTGGTTAATGCGGCTTTTTTGCTAGGCTTATTAGTCATAGGCATTACCTTTTAATATATTTATTGCTTATGGTTACGGATAACCAAAGTAATTGCAATTTATTTCAAATAATTATTGTTTAGTGTACAAGTGTTCGCTAAAGTAGCGGCAGATTTTCTGATAATGCCAATTAGCTGATAATTAGCATTATCTATTATACATTTAATAGAGAAAGTAGAGTCATGACAAAACAAAACTCATTTGACAAAGCAGGTCTAATTCAAGCTGGTACTGGTGAATTATTTGGTCCTGGAAACAGCAAATTACCTTCAGACAATATGTTAATGATGGATCGCATCGTTAAAATTACTGATGAAGGTGGTAAATATGGTAAAGGTGAAATAATTGCCGAACTAGATATCACTCCTGATCTTTGGTTCTTCGATTGTCACTTTAAAGGTGACCCGGTAATGCCAGGTTGTTTAGGCTTAGATGCAATGTGGCAATTAGTAGGCTTTTTCCTGGCTTGGTCTGGTGGACCTGGTTTAGGCAGAGCGCTAGGTGTGGGTGAAGTTAAATTCACTGGCCAAATTTTACCAACAGCTTCTAAGGTTACTTACCGTATTGATCTTAAACGAGTAATTAAACGTAAGTTATTTATGGGTTTAGCAGACGGTACTGTAGAAGTTGATGGTCGTGTAATTTACGCAGCTACTGATTTAAAAGTTGGTTTATTTGAAGATACTTCAAAATTTTAGAAACTAGTTTTAAAATCATAAAAAAAGGGAAGTTATCACTTCCCTTTTTTATACGTATTTTATTGAAATTGTTAACTAACTCGACGTCGTCTAAACAATAAAGACATACCGGCAAGTATTGATAGGAAACCAAAGCTTGCGCCTCTTCGTTCGGTTTTTTCACCAAGCTCTACTGAACAGTCATTTACTTGAAACTCTTCACCTGTTGGCGTTAATCTAACCGCAACTAACACGT of Thalassotalea fonticola contains these proteins:
- the fabA gene encoding 3-hydroxyacyl-[acyl-carrier-protein] dehydratase FabA is translated as MTKQNSFDKAGLIQAGTGELFGPGNSKLPSDNMLMMDRIVKITDEGGKYGKGEIIAELDITPDLWFFDCHFKGDPVMPGCLGLDAMWQLVGFFLAWSGGPGLGRALGVGEVKFTGQILPTASKVTYRIDLKRVIKRKLFMGLADGTVEVDGRVIYAATDLKVGLFEDTSKF